The nucleotide window GTGGCCGCGGCGGCGCTCATCCACTCGTTCACGCCGAAAGATCGTCACGTCGAGCCTTACCTGCGCCACACGGAAGACGTGGTCTTCCTCAGGCTGGCTCTCCAGCGGGTGCGCGGCGAAGGTTCGGAGGCCTCGAAGGGCTTCGAGGCGCATTGGGCCGAGTCCTTCACCAACCTGGACGAGGAACTGCGCGCGTACCGCGAGGTGTTCGGCGAAGACATCGTCGACTGGCTCGACGCGCGCTGGCCGCTCCTGCGCAAAGGGGTGCTCGAGAAAAAGCACCCCCTCCAGTACGTGCGGGACGAAGCCCTGGGCCAAACGCTTTACGACCATGCCAGCGACTTCGCCACGGAATACCCGGTGACGGAGCGATCGTTGGGAGGGCGAGTCCGCGCGCTGTGCCATTTCGTGGAGCATCTGCAACGCAAGCACGAGCAGGACAAGCTCATGATCCACTCGGTGCCTCAGTCCTGAGGGCCGCCGAAGGCCCGCGTCCCCTCAGGGGGCGCTTTCCGGTGCGGGCGTTTGCCCCGCATGGTATGCAAGGCGCCCCTTTTTCTTGAGCCCGAGTCCATTCGAGATGTCGCACGTTCCCGCGTCTGGCCACCCTTACGGCAACGAGCCCGAGGATCTCTTGCGCCTGGCCTGTCAGGTGGCGCAGACCGGGGTGAGCCTGCCCGATGAGGTGGCCCTGGCCGCCCGCGCCGTGGCTCCCGAAGTGAGCCGGGTCAGGCCCGAGAAAGTCAGGGGCGCGCTCGCGTCATTGTTGCTCGCGCCGCATCCCTCTGCGGGGCTTCAATGGCTGCACCGTTGTGGCGCCCTGGAGCTGGTGATGCCGGAGCTGGCGGCCACCGTCGATTTTTCGCAAGAAGCGGGCCGGCGGCATAAAGATGTTTGGGAGCATACGAAGCAAGTCGTGCTCCAAAGCGCCGCCGACCCGATCGTGCGTTGGGCGGCCTTGCTGCACGACATTGGGAAGGTGCCCACGCGCGTCATGCACCCCAATGGCAAGGTCACTTTTCACCGCCATGCCGAGGTGGGCGCTCGCATGTTCGACAAGATCTCGCGGCGGCTCGAGTTCGACCGGGACACGCGCCAGGAGATCCGCTTTCTGATCTACAACCACCTGCGGGCCAACGCGTACAGCAAAGGGTGGACGGATGCGGCCGTGCGGCGCTTCGACAAAGAGATGGGCCCGCGGCTCGAGCGGCTGATTCAGCTCTCTTTGGCCGACGTCACCTCCCGGCGTCCGGGGCGCCGTCAGGAGGCAGCCCTGAACGTGGAGGAGCTCATGCGCAGGATCCTGGAGATTCGCGCGCTGGATGCCCAAATGCCCCCATTGCCGCCAGGGCTCGGCAACGCGATCATGCAGGCGTTTGCGTTGCCGCCGTCACGGCAAGTGGGCGAGCTTCGCGCCCTCTGCGAAAAGGCGGTCGACGCCGGGCAGCTCGAGGAGCGGCAAGAGCCGTCCTACTACGTGGCATACCTCGTTGCGCAGGGCTTCGGAGCGGGGCGCACGGCCGAGGCCACGGCGCCCACTGGTCTTGCATCGACCTGCGGCCCAGAAGAGGGCGAGCACGGGCCCCACGCCGCCGAGGTTCACGAGCCTCCTCACCGCCACGACTGAGCGGCGATCGAAGGTGTGAGCCCCTCGAGGGATGGCGTTAGTCCCACTTGTCGACGCCGCCTTCGAGCGGCTCGTCATTTTCCCAGTGCCTGCGGTTTCGGCGCGCCAGGCGCACCTCCCGGATCTGCCGGCTGAGGTAGAGCGCCGAGCCTGCCACGGCGATGGCCAACACCACGATGATACCGGTCGACATGAAGACGCTTATACCGTGACCCGGGCCCAACAGGCCGGCAAACGTGCCTCACCAGCTGCGTAGGTAACGTAGGCCCTGAGGAGAGGGGCGCACCAGGTAGCCCATGGCTGCGGCGATCTCATGGAGATCGGTGCGGCTCAGGAAGTCTGGAAACGCCCGCTCGACTCCCGGTGGCGCGTAGGCCACGGCCGCCTCGAAGAGAGGGATCGGAGCCTCACCCAAACGTTGGCACGCGTCGTAGACGGCGCCCAGGACGGCGATCCCATCGCAAGGATCTTCGCAGGCCTGCCACTGCCAGGCGATGGCGGCAAGGGCCTGCTTTAGCGGCGCCACGCTCTTCGTCTGCAAGGCGATCGAGGCACAACGCTCCGCAAACGACACCAGCGTATGGGCGCTATACGGATCCGCAGCTTCGCTAAAGAGGCGCCGCTCCTCGGCGCTGCCCAGGGCCTGATAGTGCTGGACGGCGGCGGTCACCCGTACGTCGCGCGCGGAAGGCAAGTCTTCCTCGTCGCGGTACCAATCGAAGTCCTCCCCGGCGAGCGGGGCCAAGATGTCGGCGGGCCGAACGCCCGGGGGCTGGCGGGGCGTCGTCACGGCGCGCGTCTCCTGTCACGTTGGGGGGCCACTTGTGTGAAATGATACAGGCAGATCGCCGCGGCGGTGGCTACGTTCAAGGAATCGGCGGCCCCCATCGGAATAGTCAGGAGATCGTCACACGCTGCGCGCAGGGCGGGTGAGAGCCCGGGACCTTCCGCACCGAACACCACGATGCTCGCCTCGTGCGGGGCATACCCTGCCAAGACCTTTGCCCCCTCGGGTTCGACGACGGTGCCCACCAACCGGGCGCCCGCGCTTTGTTTGAGGGCGAGCAAGTCGTCGGGCCAGGTCGTGAGCCTTCGTATCGGAACCTTGAAGGTGTTGCCCATCGCGACACGGATGGCCTTGCGGTAGTAGGGATCGGCTGCGCGGGGTGATAGCAACACACCCTGGGCACCGAAAGCGGCCGCATGCCTCACGATCGCGCCCACGTTGTCCACGTCGACCAGATCCTCGAGGGCCACCAGCAGACCCGCTTCGAGGGCCTGTCCGGGCCCCCGAGGGCGCCGGCCCACCGCCAGGCAGCCGCGGTGCACGTGCAGCCCCGCCACGTCGTCCATCACCGCCTGGGGCACGAGGTAAACGGGAATGTCGGGCCGCAGCGCCTCACGTCCGCTCACCGCCGCGAGGCTGCGCAGACGGGGTGCGGTGACCAGTATCGACTCGACGAAAAGCCCGCTTGCCAGGAGCTGGCGCACCACGGTCTCGCTCTCTGCAATGAACTTTCCCGAGTCCTCCCGGAGGCGGTTCTCCTTGAGTTCGCGGTAGTCGGCCAGGCGCGGATCGTGTGCGTCCTCGATCACGATCACGGGAAAACCCCGCTCAGGGTTTCACGAGCGCCACCGCCGACACGAGCGCCCCGAATTCTTCGGGGTTCAAGCTTTGCTCGCCCCCCACCTTCGCGTGCTCGGGATCGGGGTGCATCATGAGCATCAGGCCATGAGCGCCGCAGGCCCGGGCTGCCTTCGCCATGGGCAAAACGTGTGAGCGCTTGCCCGTGCCCTGGCTTGGGTCGACCAGCACGGGCAAGTGCGTGCGCTCGCGCAGGACCACCACGGCCGAAAGATCCAACGTGTTGCGGGTGGTGCTCTCGAAGGTTCTGATGCCCCGTTCGCACAAAATGACCTGACCGTTGCCGTGCGAGATGACGTACTCCGCGGATGCGAGCCACTCGTCGATGGTGCTCGACAAGCCGCGCTTGAGCACGACCGGACGGTCAACCTTGGCGAGCTCCGCGAGCAGGGCGAAGTTTTGCATGTTCCGCGCGCCCACGAGCAAGAGGTCGGCCTTCTCGGCGGCGAGCCGCACCTCCTCGGGAGACGTCACCTCCGTCATGATGGGCAGGTTGAAGGCCTTGCCCGCGGCCGCCAAGTGGTCGAGCCCTTCCGCGCCAAGCCCCTCGAAGGCCCCGGGCTCGCTCGTCGCGGCGAAGACATTGCCTCGCAGGATGTGAGCGCCCGCTGCGTGGACGCTGGCCGCGGCCGCATCGATCTGCGCCCGGCTCTCGACGTAGGCGGGGCCCGCCACCACGGTGAAGCCCTCGCCGCCGATGAGAAGGTCGGCCACGCGAATCACGGTGTCGCTCGGGCGAACGGTACGATCGGACAGCCTCTCTCGCGGGCCCTTGAGCTCGTCGCGCGGCTCCACGGCCACCTTGAGCGCGGCGGCCTGCGGATCGGAGGGCGTTGCCTTCGAGGGGTAGCACCCCAAGATCTTGAGGTACAGAGCCTGGGCACGCAGGCTGTCGAGCGCGGCCGCCACGTGCGTCATTTCCACGTGACCCTCGAAGTCGATGAAGAACATGTACTCCCAGGGCCGGTTTCGGCGCGGGCGCGATTCGAGCTTGGTCAGGCTCACCCCGAAATCGGAGAGCACCTGCAGGCACTTGAGCAGGGCCCCGTGTTCGTGGCGGGTGGTGAGGATCAGGCTGGTCTTGCAGGGAACGCGCGGATCCACCCGCAGGGGCTCGCGTGCGAGCGCCACGAAGCGGCACAAGATCTCCTCTTGATTGCCTACCGCATGCCGCAGGATCGAAAGTCCGTGGGCCGCCGCTCCCTCCGGGGCTGCGATGACGGCCTGGCTGGGATCCAGGCTGCGGGCGACGAGCTCGAGCGCTTCGGCCGAATCCCGCGTGGTCACGGCACGGGCGCGCGGTAAGCCCTTGATGAAGGCAGAACACTGCTCGAGCACGTTGGGGTGACCGTAGATGCGCTCGAGGGCCGAGGGCGGCACGTCGGCCATCGCGGCCAGGCAGTGATCGATCTTGTACGTCTCTTCGCCCACGATGTGCAGCTCGTGTTCCCGGAGCAGGTCGTAGACGGGATTCATGCTGCCCGCGAAGGTGTTCTCGATCGGCAGCAGCAGCAGATCCACATCACCGGACGCGAGCCGCTCCACGGCGGCTTCGAGGGTCTCGCACGTCTCGTAGTGTCCCACGAGGCCCCGCCCTGAGAGATACTGCTCGGCGGCCAGGTGATCGTAGCTGTAGGTCCCACCCAGCAAAGCCACGCGGCACGCACGCCCGGCGTCGGCGTCGCCCCCCGAGATCGTGGTGGCCTGCACAGCCACCGAATGCGCGATGATGTCGGCGAAGATCTTGCGCACCAGCGCGCCGGAGACGCCCAGCGCCCGCGCCCGCTCTTCGACCTTCGAGAGCACCTCGCGTTCGCGCGCGGGGTCTCGAATCGTATCCTGGCGACCCGACTTGGCCTTGACGATGAGGCCGACGGTCTCGAGCCGCGCGGCGATGAGGCGCACGATGTCCCCGTCGATGTGGTCGAGCTGCGTGCGCAGCGCCTTGAGCGGGTGGGGCGCCGGCACGCCGGTCCCCGGGCCTTGAGGGTCATCCTTCGACATCGGCCCGGAATGTATCAGACGTTCATACGACGAGCGTAGGGTAAGACCCCAAAACGCGGATGGACTCGGAGCCCTCGGCCAGGCGCGCGAGGGCCCGAGCCACGGCCGCATCTGCCTCGGCGCCCGCGAAATCCAGGTAGAATGAATACTCCCAGGGGCGCCCTTCGATCGGCCGGGACTCGATCTTCGTGAGGTCGACGCCCTCGCGGGCGAACGCAGAGAGGGCGTCGTAGAGCCCCCCGGGGCGGTTGGCGATGCGCAGCACGATCGACGTCTTCTGTCCGGGCTTGGTCCCGGTCAGCGTGAAGTCGCCGCGCCGCTCGGGCGCGGTCAGTACGAAGAAGCGAGTGAAGTTCTGGGCGTGGCTTTCGATGCCAGGAACCAGGATGTTGGCCCCGTAGACCTCGGCAGCCGTGGCCCCGGCGATCGCAGCCTGCGAGGGGTCACGGGCCTCCATGATCATCTTCACGCTGCCTGCAGTGTCGTAGCCGCCGGGGTCGACCTGCAGCGCGGGATGGGCCTTCAGAAATCTTTCACATTGCGCCAATGCCACGGGGTGCGAGTACACCCGGCGGACCTCGTCGAGCCGGGTTCCCGGGCGGGCAATGAGGTTGTGGACGATACGCAATACGAGCTCGGCCACGATCACCAGGTCGTGCTCCACCAGCAGGTCGTAGTTCTTGATCACGGAGCCCGCGAGGGTGTTTTCGATCGGCACCACAGCCGTATCCGCTTGTCCTCGGGTCACCGCCTCGAACATTTCCTCGAAGGTACGGCGCGGTTCTATCGCGACGTCATGACCAAAAGCCCCCCGGGCGGCCTCGTGCGAGAACGCACCGGGCTCGCCCTGGAAGGCGACGCGGAGGGATGAATGAGGGCCCGTCATGGCACACCACTGAGAATACAACGCACTTTCCCCGATGCGAGCCCTGGATCCCCCCGGCCGGTTCTCGCGGCGGGAGGACGGGGTTCAGCTCGGCGAACGCATCTTGTAGCCCACGTGCCGGACCGTTTCGATGAGGTCGGCCCCTGGACCCAGCTTGGCGCGCAGGCGGCGGATGTGAATGTCCACCGTGCGGGTGTTGCCCGTGTACCGGTACCCCCACACCCGCGAAAGCAGCTGTTCGCGGGTGAAGACGCGCCCGGCGCCGGTGGCGAGGAACTTGAGCAGCTGAAACTCCTGGCGCGGCAGCTTGAGCGGGCGTCCCCGGTAGTTCACCTCGACGGCCACCGTGTCGATCATGAGGTCCCCCAGTTTGATGCGTCCGGCGGCGCGGAAGGAGGACAACCGCCAATCCAACTGACGGACCCGGGCGTAGAGCTCGGGGCCCACGATGGGCGAAAGCACGAAGTCGTCGATGCCGAGCTCCGGGTCGAGGCCAGGCAGCCGCGACACCTCGATGCACAACAAAACAGGCACGTCGGCCACCGCGCTCGTTTGGCGCACGTGTTTGACCGCCGCCCGTCCGATCTCGAGGTGTGCGCCGGCGTCGATCACGACGACGGAGGGCCGCACCTGCTCGATGTCGTCGGGCAGTTCGTCCAGGTCGAAGCCCACCGGGACAACATCACACCCCAGCTCGCGGAGGGCGGCTGCCGGGGAGTGCTCTTCTTTGTAAGCGTCACTGGGCTTGGAGGTAACGACGACCGCTCGCATGTGAGAAACATCGCAAAGTTGATTCCGAAATCAAGCGTGATTTCAGGGATAAACGAGATTTCTTTGTTTCACTTTGAAACATGCCATGATCGTGTAAACGGAATGTTGCCAGTGAGTATCGAATTAGAAAAATCGCCGACGGTCCCTGTAACCCGATTTACAGGTGAGATTTGTAGGTGCTAGTTTGTGCAGTTCCAACCACCCTATCCGCGGACCGCCACGCGGCCTGCGACGCCCAAAAAACCAGATGAACCGATCTCCCGAAAAGCAAGGCCTGTACGACCCACAAAATGAACACGATGCCTGCGGTGTTGGCTTCGTGGTGGACATGCACGCGCGCAAGACCCACAAAATCGTCGAGAACGCCTGCGAGATTCTGGCAAACCTCGGCCACCGGGGCGCTTGCGGCTGTGAGGAAAATACGGGCGACGGCGCTGGCATCCTTCTTCAGGTTCCCGACCGCTTTTTGCGGGCCGAAGCCGAGGCTGTGGGCATCACGTTGCCTCCCGAGGGCGAGTACGGCGTGGGCATGGTGTTCTTGCCCGTCGACGCGGCCGAGCGCGATCTTTGCGAGCGGTTCATCGAGCAGGCCGTTGGCACCGAACACCAGCACTTCCTGGGCTGGCGGGTCGTTCCCACCGACAACTCGATGATCGGCGACACGGCCAAGGCGGCCGAGCCGAAGATGCGGCAGTTCTTCATTGGCAAGGGCAGCGACGTGGGTCGGCAAGAGGCCTTCGAGCGCAAGCTCTTCCTCATCCGCAAGACCGCCGAGAAGCTGGTGCGCGAGAGCCACCTCATTCACCGCGAGATCTTCTACATCTGCAGCCTCTCGTCCAAGACCCTGGTCTACAAGGGCATGCTGACGTCGGACCAACTGCCGGCGTACTACCCGGACTTGCGCTCGCCGCTCATGGAGAGCGCGCTGGCCCTCGTGCACTCGCGCTTTTCCACCAACACGTTCCCCAGCTGGGCGCGCGCCCATCCTTACCGCGTGGTGGCTCACAACGGCGAGATCAACACGCTGCGCGGGAACGTGAACTGGATGCGGGCCCGCGAAAGCGTGCTCGAGTCTCCGCTGTTCGGGGACGACGTGCAAAAGCTTCACCCCGTCATCGACGAGAGCGGCAGCGATTCGGGCATGCTCGACAACGCCCTCGAGCTGTTGTGGATGGGCGGCCGGCCCTTGTCCCACGCCGTCATGATGATGGTGCCCGAGCCCTGGCGGGGCCACGAGGCGATGGAGCAGCAGAAGAAAGACTTTTACCGCTTCCACAGCTGCATGATGGAGCCGTGGGACGGCCCCGCGGCCATCTGTTTCACCGACGGTTCGATGATTGGCTCGGTGCTCGACCGCAACGGTCTGCGCCCCTTGCGCTACTACGTCACGAAGGACGGCCTCGTGGTGATGGCTTCCGAGGCCGGGGTCATCCCCGCCATCAAGCCCGAAGAGGTCGTTCAAAAGGGCCGCATCCAGCCAGGACGCATGTTCCTCGTCGATACGAAGGAGCACCGGATCATCCCGGACGAGGAGATCAAGCAGAAGTACGCCTTCGAGAAGCCCTACGGCCAGTGGCTTGAAGACAACTTGGTGTCGCTGCCGGCATTGCCGCCGGGAGCGCCGGCGATCGAACCCGACCATGAGACGGTCGAGATGCGTCAGGAGGTCTTCGGCTACACCACGGAAAGCCTCAAGCTGCTCCAGCCCATGGCGGAGATAGCCGCCGAGGCGATGGGCTCCATGGGTACCGACACCCCGCTTGCCGTGCTGTCGAACAAGCCTCGCCCGCTTTACGACTACTTCAAGCAGCTCTTCGCGCAGGTCACGAATCCTCCGGTGGATGCCATTCGTGAAGAGATCATCATGGACATCGGTACGTCCATCGGTGCCGAGCGCAATTTGTTCGATCCCCAGCCGTCGTCGGCCCGTCAGATCGAACTCGACAGCGCCATCCTGCTCAACCGGGAACTCGAGACCCTCCGTGCGCTCGACGGGTCAAAGACATCCCGAGGCTTCAAGTCCGCCACGCTGTCGATGGTCTATACGGTCGCGGGCGGCGGGAAGGGTCTGGAACGGGCCCTCGAGGCCTTGTGCCTGGAGGCCGAGAAGGCCGTGGTGGACGGACACGACATCATCATCCTCTCCGACCGCAAGCACGACGAAACGCGTGCGCCCATCCCGGCCCTGCTCGCCGTGGGCGCCGTTCACCATCACCTGCTGCGCAAGGGAACCCGCACGCGCACTTCGCTGGTGGTGGAGAGCGGTGAGCCTCGCGAGGTTCACCACTTCTGTCTGCTCATCGGCTACGGTGCGAGCGCAATCAACCCGTATCTCGCCTTCGAGAGCATGCACGACATGGCCCGCGTGGGCCGCCTGAAGACCGACCCGGCCAAGGCCGAGAAAAACTTCGTCAAGGCCGTGAACAAGGGCGTGACGAAGGTGCTCTCGAAAATGGGTATCAGCACCGTGCAGAGCTACCACGGCGCCCAGGTGTTCGAGGCCATTGGACTCTCGTCGGACCTCATCGAAAAGTACTTCGCCGGCACCGCTTCGCGCGTGGGCGGCATTGGTATCGACGTCGTGGCCGAGGAGGTGCGGCGTCGTCACGAGAGGGCCTTCGTGCCCGGCCGTAAGGTGGTTCGTCTGGG belongs to Myxococcales bacterium and includes:
- the gltB gene encoding glutamate synthase large subunit, whose amino-acid sequence is MNRSPEKQGLYDPQNEHDACGVGFVVDMHARKTHKIVENACEILANLGHRGACGCEENTGDGAGILLQVPDRFLRAEAEAVGITLPPEGEYGVGMVFLPVDAAERDLCERFIEQAVGTEHQHFLGWRVVPTDNSMIGDTAKAAEPKMRQFFIGKGSDVGRQEAFERKLFLIRKTAEKLVRESHLIHREIFYICSLSSKTLVYKGMLTSDQLPAYYPDLRSPLMESALALVHSRFSTNTFPSWARAHPYRVVAHNGEINTLRGNVNWMRARESVLESPLFGDDVQKLHPVIDESGSDSGMLDNALELLWMGGRPLSHAVMMMVPEPWRGHEAMEQQKKDFYRFHSCMMEPWDGPAAICFTDGSMIGSVLDRNGLRPLRYYVTKDGLVVMASEAGVIPAIKPEEVVQKGRIQPGRMFLVDTKEHRIIPDEEIKQKYAFEKPYGQWLEDNLVSLPALPPGAPAIEPDHETVEMRQEVFGYTTESLKLLQPMAEIAAEAMGSMGTDTPLAVLSNKPRPLYDYFKQLFAQVTNPPVDAIREEIIMDIGTSIGAERNLFDPQPSSARQIELDSAILLNRELETLRALDGSKTSRGFKSATLSMVYTVAGGGKGLERALEALCLEAEKAVVDGHDIIILSDRKHDETRAPIPALLAVGAVHHHLLRKGTRTRTSLVVESGEPREVHHFCLLIGYGASAINPYLAFESMHDMARVGRLKTDPAKAEKNFVKAVNKGVTKVLSKMGISTVQSYHGAQVFEAIGLSSDLIEKYFAGTASRVGGIGIDVVAEEVRRRHERAFVPGRKVVRLGLAPGGEYQWRKDGEYHLTNPQTIHKLQYAVRTGNYQAYKEYAGMINDQSRTLCTLRGLMKFRSHRKPVPLDEVDSVETILKRFKTGAMSYGSISKEAHEALAVAMNRIGGRSNTGEGGEDPERYKPLPNGDSKRSAIKQVASGRFGVTSAYLVNSDEIQIKMAQGAKPGEGGQLPGTKVYPWIAKVRHSTPGVGLISPPPHHDIYSIEDLAQLIHDLKCANNRARISVKLVAEVGVGTVAAGVAKAKADVVLVSGFDGGTGASPLTSIKHAGVPWELGLAETHQTLVLNNLRSRIYVETDGQMKTGRDVVIATLLGAEEFGFATTPLVALGCIMMRVCHLNTCPVGVATQDPRLRARFAGDPEHVVNFMKFVAMEAREIMAELGFRTVDEMVGHTECLETKEAVDHWKAKGVDLSAILHQPDVNGKVERYRTMAQDHGLDKEFDDTTLIPACQSAIDTGAKVKVELSVRNVNRTVGTRLGSEITRNYGAEGLAEDTVHVKFRGSAGQSFSAFVPKGVTFELEGDANDYVGKGLSGGKLIVYPPRESTFVPEENVIVGNVAFYGATTGEAYIRGMAGERFCVRNSGVNAVVEGVGDHGCEYMTGGRVVILGPTGRNFAAGMSGGIAYILDESRTFASRCNKEMVAVEPVEDPEELEAIQRMIARHHQFTGSERARALLSGWQEWRKLFVRVIPSDFRRMLEAQKEMLQKGLSPEDAEMAAFEKNANSGAQAQGK
- a CDS encoding winged helix-turn-helix domain-containing protein, whose amino-acid sequence is MIDTVAVEVNYRGRPLKLPRQEFQLLKFLATGAGRVFTREQLLSRVWGYRYTGNTRTVDIHIRRLRAKLGPGADLIETVRHVGYKMRSPS
- a CDS encoding HD domain-containing protein yields the protein MSHVPASGHPYGNEPEDLLRLACQVAQTGVSLPDEVALAARAVAPEVSRVRPEKVRGALASLLLAPHPSAGLQWLHRCGALELVMPELAATVDFSQEAGRRHKDVWEHTKQVVLQSAADPIVRWAALLHDIGKVPTRVMHPNGKVTFHRHAEVGARMFDKISRRLEFDRDTRQEIRFLIYNHLRANAYSKGWTDAAVRRFDKEMGPRLERLIQLSLADVTSRRPGRRQEAALNVEELMRRILEIRALDAQMPPLPPGLGNAIMQAFALPPSRQVGELRALCEKAVDAGQLEERQEPSYYVAYLVAQGFGAGRTAEATAPTGLASTCGPEEGEHGPHAAEVHEPPHRHD
- a CDS encoding bifunctional 3-deoxy-7-phosphoheptulonate synthase/chorismate mutase — translated: MSKDDPQGPGTGVPAPHPLKALRTQLDHIDGDIVRLIAARLETVGLIVKAKSGRQDTIRDPAREREVLSKVEERARALGVSGALVRKIFADIIAHSVAVQATTISGGDADAGRACRVALLGGTYSYDHLAAEQYLSGRGLVGHYETCETLEAAVERLASGDVDLLLLPIENTFAGSMNPVYDLLREHELHIVGEETYKIDHCLAAMADVPPSALERIYGHPNVLEQCSAFIKGLPRARAVTTRDSAEALELVARSLDPSQAVIAAPEGAAAHGLSILRHAVGNQEEILCRFVALAREPLRVDPRVPCKTSLILTTRHEHGALLKCLQVLSDFGVSLTKLESRPRRNRPWEYMFFIDFEGHVEMTHVAAALDSLRAQALYLKILGCYPSKATPSDPQAAALKVAVEPRDELKGPRERLSDRTVRPSDTVIRVADLLIGGEGFTVVAGPAYVESRAQIDAAAASVHAAGAHILRGNVFAATSEPGAFEGLGAEGLDHLAAAGKAFNLPIMTEVTSPEEVRLAAEKADLLLVGARNMQNFALLAELAKVDRPVVLKRGLSSTIDEWLASAEYVISHGNGQVILCERGIRTFESTTRNTLDLSAVVVLRERTHLPVLVDPSQGTGKRSHVLPMAKAARACGAHGLMLMMHPDPEHAKVGGEQSLNPEEFGALVSAVALVKP
- a CDS encoding RNA methyltransferase, producing MIVIEDAHDPRLADYRELKENRLREDSGKFIAESETVVRQLLASGLFVESILVTAPRLRSLAAVSGREALRPDIPVYLVPQAVMDDVAGLHVHRGCLAVGRRPRGPGQALEAGLLVALEDLVDVDNVGAIVRHAAAFGAQGVLLSPRAADPYYRKAIRVAMGNTFKVPIRRLTTWPDDLLALKQSAGARLVGTVVEPEGAKVLAGYAPHEASIVVFGAEGPGLSPALRAACDDLLTIPMGAADSLNVATAAAICLYHFTQVAPQRDRRRAP
- the pheA gene encoding prephenate dehydratase, producing MTGPHSSLRVAFQGEPGAFSHEAARGAFGHDVAIEPRRTFEEMFEAVTRGQADTAVVPIENTLAGSVIKNYDLLVEHDLVIVAELVLRIVHNLIARPGTRLDEVRRVYSHPVALAQCERFLKAHPALQVDPGGYDTAGSVKMIMEARDPSQAAIAGATAAEVYGANILVPGIESHAQNFTRFFVLTAPERRGDFTLTGTKPGQKTSIVLRIANRPGGLYDALSAFAREGVDLTKIESRPIEGRPWEYSFYLDFAGAEADAAVARALARLAEGSESIRVLGSYPTLVV